The nucleotide sequence AAACCCTTAACTGACATGGGCCTTCAAGAACCTTAACGACAACACTTAATAGCAACAGAACACTCGAGAATCGAGTCTCCTCACTCCCCGTCTCTTCTCAgacctgtctccctccctccctctcacatttctctttctctctcacctttctctttctttatgcTTCAAAATGGAAAAACCTTTGCCGCAAGTCCATCTGGGACGCCCTTTTGATCAGAGTAAGGAACTAACTGGCTGTCCCTCCCCGCGGCCCCACGTCACCCTGGACACACCTGCCTGTCACCGTAGGTCtttataaacatacacacacatgaacacattGAGacggattttttttaactgtatctCTCACCTTTTTAGGAACATACAAAATTGAAAAAGGGTCATCGTTCATTCAAGGTTGTTACCATTTTAATGCTGCCAAATTCTGCCAAATCCTTGacttcctccctcccagccccgcaCCAATTCCCTTGTTCCCAGAGGCATGGGGCCAGCATGGCATCTAGTCTGCCTGCTGAGGCTGCAGTCCATCCGATCACCCCTGGTGTTCCTCTCCAGTCTTACATTCACGCAGGTCTAGTTGCTCCTGACTAGGTTAATATTGGGGAGAAGTGGGCAGATGGGGAGCTTCTCTCCATGAAGCCTAGGAGAGGCCGAAGCCTCCTACCCCGCACCCGCCCGCCAGCCCCCAGCAATTCTGGAGGAAACAGGCCCTGTGGAGAGTCTGGCAGACAGGCTTGAAGGGGAGGTCACGCACGTGCCAgtctcctgtcccccacccctcaaccccagcccccactcccgGCCCCCCAGGATGCAGACGGGAAGGAGTTTCCAGGGACTCAGCCCAACTGTTGGTGCAGGTTTGCaaggaaagaaattcaaacaccACCACAACAGTAAGAAGAAAAGCAGTAAACAGATTCAAGCATTCTAAGCTTTGTTGACATTCTCTCTGTTACTAGGACTTCTTCATGGGTCTTACAGTTCTATGTTAGACCATGAAACATTTGCATACACATCGTCTTTAATGTcacttttataacttttttacGGTTCAGATATTCATCTATACgtctgtacagaaaaaaaaaagctgctatttttttttgtcctttatctTTGTGGATTTAATCTATGAAAACCTTCAGGTCTacccttcttccctttctgctcACTCCAAGAAACTTCTTATGCTTTGTACTAGCGTGCGtgactttcttcctctcttcccagtAACCAATACTTCTATAACATAATTTGCCATGAACTGTTTGATGCCTTTTTATAaacactccctcccctccccgctccctctACCCGTTAGCTCCGTTCTAACCCATAGGCTCTGTGGGCACGAGGCTGGCGCAGGAAgcaggctgggggtggtgggcgCCCCCCCAGTGGGAAGGCCCCCCCCACTCCTCAGCCTGCTCCCACACAGCGCTGGAGTCTGTTACAGTGCAAGACATGATACAAACtcaggtcagaaaaaaaaaaggttaaatatttCGCACATCCTTGTTCAGTGTTTCAAGTCACCGTTGTTGGAAAGTCTCACCTTCTCTTGCCCTCACCTTTGTTTCGGTTGTGACAcacatatatctatttttttaattcttgggtACAACAGCAGTTTTAGCTGCAGACACTAGGCATCTGGATTACTAGTTTTTGgggtttggggttgttttttttttttcatttttttaaaatggatatttaatCCTTCCCATCCCACGAAAAAGAGCTGCTGAGTCCAAGGGTGCAGTGGAGCAGGGCTTCCGCCACCACCCTCCTGACCAACCTACCTGTCTTTAGAACCAGAAAATCCCCAGGCACCTCCTTGGCACTGCAGGGGGCGCAGGGTGTGCAGGGGCAGCCGCCTCCTCCAGGCTGTCAACCagcctcccactgccccccatgTCCGTGGCCAGAGGGCTGGGTCGGGGTGAGCGCAGAGCCGCAGTGGCTGGGGAGCCCCTCTGCTCGCTCCCAGGGGAccagggccccagcctggcctgCTTTTCCTTGGCCAGGAATCCAAGTCTTCGGGGGCCTGGGggtcttgttttgtttagtttttagcACTTCTCACCAGAGTGATGACAGCGCACAAGTTGCTTCTGGGATGGAAATGTTTAAATTATGAGTAAGAACAAAGCTAAAATATGAGGATTACTAGTTGTGACTGGAGATTAAACACGAGAAAGCAAGTGCATAGTGCGTTTCTGCTTGTCTGGAGCTTCAGTCCTACAATATTCTCTAGCCTCTGTTCCATagttttttcccttaaaaaaaaaatgagaaaaaagaaaaaagttaattaaGAAGGTATTATATGTaggagttttcttttaatttattttgtgatatCAGTTTCAATCACTGTAAAGAAGCCCCATTATGAATTTAAATACTGAGAAAAgggttttgtgtgtatgtgtgtaagacAGGacagtttttgggttttttgggttttgtttttgggtttttgttttgtttttcaaacatttatctacctcactcttattttttatatgtgtatatatacaaaagaatacatCTCACATTTCTCAGCACCTGACAATATGCCGTTGATACTGGTAACCTCATCTACACCACAGGCCACACACACCAGGCgaggcagggagaggccaggcTGTATTCCTGGGTCGAAGCAACACTAATACACCTCTCCACTTATGTCAGACAGCTTGCCTTTTTCTGGGATATCTCGTTTTGTGTTGCTTTTGTTCTTCTCCTAACTTGGTTTCCTAAGAGGTTGTGAGGTGTTAGGATTTCCTTCCTCTCGGCCtggtgtgttgggggtgggggggcggggcgggctgcaCTCTGCTGTCTGCTGGGAGGTGAGCAGAGGGCCAGAGCatgcagtgggggaggggtgctgctGCTTGGCAGTCCCAGGCCGGCTGTCTTTAAACCAGCCTCTGTGCAGATTGAATGACAAACAGATTCTGTCATTGGAAGAGCACTCACTTCCTTGGTTTTGAGCACTGGAAGTACTgaggggggcaggcaggcagtTTCTGGGTTAGGATCATACCTGGCAAGGTGCCACGGTGGCGTGGCCCAGGCCTGCTCCAGGTGGGGACAGGATGTCATTGCGCTGGGTCCATCTTATGGTGCAGCCACGTCAGTACTCTTGAGAGCTCAGTCCGCCAGGCCTCCTGCTGGAGAATGCAGAGGTTCCTGATCTGCTAGCCAGTCCCATTCAGGATGTACAGAGAAGACAAGTCCCCCTCTCTCCAGATTGTTCATCCACTTcaccctcacctcctcctcccccaggggaAAACAGAGACCAAACCTCCAGGCTGGATAGGGGGGGCCGGTGGTCGGCGCCCAGCCTCCTGCTGGGGTGGTGTGCGACCCGCCGGAGCTGTGCCTTCATCCCGTCCTCCTGCTGCTCACAGGGGTGGACGGCACATGTCCCAATTCCAGCAGCTGCTCTCACAGGCACTGGTGACTCTATCTGGGAAACATGGTGGGGGTTTTCCCAAAGTGTGGATGGCTCCTTTCAGTTCCAGTACTGCAGTGAAGCTCAGGAGCACTCTTCCTCCTGCGAGAACACTATGCTCTCTTCCCAAGGCCCCTGGCATCTTAAGGTCACTGAGAAATACTGTTGGATCAGGGTTTTCTTCTTCCACACTGTAGATGACCCCTTGGAATAGTGGCCGCTCCTCTTTTGCACATACCTACCGGTTTCCACAACTGGATTTCTACAGATCATTCAGCTGGTTATAAGGGTTTTGTTTAAACTGTCCGAGTTGTTGGTGTCctcttgtttttgtcttctgtaggtggtttttctttaagtagaaagaaaacattaatagtGTAGTGCCCATCATAACCAATGCTTCAGaaacacttaaataaaaaaaaatttttttgcttgtGTGATGGTGCAGTCATTTTACTGGACCAAACCACCCACCTTGACTATCCCAAGGCATCATCTATCCACAGTTCTAGCCTAATTTTATGCTGATTTTCCAAtctcttcttgatttttctcttttgtacgCTCCAAATAATCTAATCAAGCTGAGTTGTGGCATTTTTCCATGCAACCTTCTTCTGACAGCGGCTCACACTGCTTGAAGTGACGTGAACCACTGAGGCACATCATTGAATTGATGTGAGCGTTAAAACATTAGCACACACGGCCCTTCCCTGAGGCAGCAGGAGCTGGTGTATTCTGGAGACACTGTCGAACTTCAGCTGTGTGACACCCAGACTACCCCAGCTCTCTCTTTATGGGATGTCATGACATTTGACACACAATTGGGATGTGCTTCCTCCTTGGAAGATAGAAGACCGTGTTCTTGGACAACACTGGCCTCTCCTTCCAGCATGTTTCTTGTGACTTGGGACAACATTTCAATGGTAGGAAAAGTGGCTTGgtaaaattggggaaaaaaaaaaaaaaagtggctatTGTGGAACTACCCAACGGCAAAATGCTTAGCAGTTGCGGCGTGCTGTGGTTGGGATAACAGATTTACAAGCCAAATATGATGCCAAACTCTAGGCCGGCTTGTTCCACCAAAGCCCCTTTCTCAGCAGCTCACCTCCATTGGCAGGTGGCTGCACATATGATGCAGGCTGCTGTTGCATCCTGTTGCTGGAAAGATCACACTAGCTCAGATCGGTGAGGAGTCTAGGATGCTTGGTCCCAGGTCCTCAGCTGTTACTGCTGGGTCTTCCTTGGGGGGGCTGGTGTCAAAGGCAACTCCTTTCCAAAACATAGGCCCCCCCTCCTGTTGACAGTAAAGCTCCACAGTATGCCTTGGCCCATTCCAGCAGTCCCACTAATGTATTTAAGGTCTGGGGTTTGTTCTTTTGTTACTGTTACTTTTGTGTTTGttggctgtttttttgttttttgttttttaaatttcctgggcTAAGCAGCATTGGGAGATACGGACCAGATCCACTCTCTAAGCACCGGTTATGAAAGTCAACCTTTCTTATTCCCCTCTGACTAGTCGGTGGTACAAATGAGAATTTCAAGAGAGGATGTTGTTTAGATTGAACCTCTGTTGCCAGAGATGCTGAAGATACAGACCTTAGGCCTCCAGCTTACATGACTCGTTCACTTCAAGAAAAAGCAGACTGAACACTCTTTGACAGTGGGATGATGAGGCAGTAGGAAACCACTGTTAACAGGGTCATGACATGACATGAAGCCAAGAATGGCAAGCAGAAGGGTATGGGGTTGGGAAGAAGTGTGGGCCATGTTTTGAACTTGATGGTTTCTGAAGGTATCAGACCACATCAAGTCTCAACAGTCATCCATGGGCATTTGGTTTCAACAAAGAAACTGACATCCTCCTTTGGAAACTGTTGTTGCAGAGTTCAGTGAAATCGTTCAAAGAACTCGAACTGCATTGCACCCGTCAGTTGTCAGTTCTGAGGCATGACgttagggttttgttttattttgtttatgcaaGAACATAATCACTCATCTGTATGTCCACGTTTGTGTGTGTCCACATCTTTCTGGTAAACATTGTTCTAATTAGTCACTCATTAGCGTTTTCAATAGGGCTCTTAAGTCCAGTAGATTACGGGTAGTCAGTTGACGAAGATCTGGTTTACAAGAACTAATTAAAtgtttcattgcatttttgtAAGAACatagaataattttataaaatgtttgtaGTTTATAAttgctgaaaataatttaaagacacttttttttctgtgtgtgcaaATATGTGTTTGTGATCCATTTTTTTAGGACACCTGTTTACTAGCTAGCTTTacaatatgccaaaaaaaaaaaaaaaaaaaaaaaaaaggatttttcccTGACCCAGGCCGTGGTTCACCCTCTTTTCCCCCATGCTTTGTGCCCTAGTTTATAACAAAGGAATGATGATTTAAGAAGTAGTTCTGTATCTTCAGTATCTTGGTCTTCCAGAACCCTCTGGTTGGGATCATCTTTGGTCATTTCCCTTTGGAGTGTAGCTACTTTAACAGAGAGAACCTCATTGGCCAAGGACACAGCAAAGGTGTTGCAGCTCAGCAGTGCGTTTGGCACTCCTGAGTATCTGGTTTGGTTGGTTTGGTGGTTCCCATTGTCGTGCAATGCCCAGAGAGGGAAGGACTTGATGGCACAACTAATGGTTTCACAGTGATCACAGCATACATACAGACTTATCACATGAATGATGGTAATTCTGGTGCACACAGGCCGTTTGCTTACATGCCTCATATTGTGATTAGCGCTTTGTTATAACAAGGAAGAgaccctatttattttatttaaggcaGAACACTGAAGACACATTTTTCTAGTCCAAAACAAGTCCTTTTCAATAAAAACTACACACATGAAAATGTGTTTCAGTTGGACTCCATTTCCTCTAACTCCCAATGGATTATTGGCCATGTCTACACTTCTCCACAAAAATCTCTATCATTAGAAACATCTGGATGCTTTGCACTACATGGGAGAAAGGTccagaaacatttttgttttcaactgTTCAGTCAGATGTTTGGCGTTGCATAGACACATCCACAGGTGGAATAGATGCTTGGCAAAAACACCTGTCTGCTTTCTAAGCCAGTGAGGTTGAGGTGAGAGGTTTGCCAGAGTATGTCTACCTCtgggacaaaaaaacaaaaaaacaaaaaaaacaaaaaaaacaaaaatcaaaccagaAGGCGCAATGGAATGGATGCATCGCAAATAATgcattttctgagttttcttgtttaaaaaacgttttttaaaaaagtaaaaaaaaaaaaaaagtaataacatgGCCAATTTGTTACATAAAATGACTTTCTGTGTATAaattattcctaaaaaaaaaaattcctgtttatataaaaaaaaatcagtagatgaaaaaaatttcaaaatgtttttgtatattcTGTTGTAAGAATTTATTCCTGTTACTGCGATATACTCTGGATTCTTTacattatgggaaaaaaaaagaaactttatctaTTTTGAATGGCTGAAGCTAAGGCAACTTTAGTTTCTCTTACTCTGCTTTTTTCTAGTAGTTAAAGTACTACATGgtttaagttaaataaaagaattctgtATGCATTTTTGGTCTCTGATTTCGTTCCTCTCCCTTTCTGGAAGGATCACCACGCTTCTGAGGCAGGGAAGCTGAGCTACGTGTGGCATGTGTGTTCACACATGTCGCTTGGAGGTGTTCTGTGTGAAGGCTTTGCTTTATTTCTGACAGCTGAACCTTCTCAGCATGCAAATTGCTGGGGAAGACAAGGAAGCTATTCTGTTTCTCACTCCATTAAATCAGCtagaagaaaatctgaatacataaaatatagaaatctgTTTTTGACTGATTTGGAGACTTTTCCTCTATCTTCCACTGACAAGTCAGGCCAGGGCAGGTTTGCTGTAGGTGACTCTGGGACAAAGGACTTAAACTTCACATTTCCTGTCCTGGCTGGTACCTCACAGCCACCATACCTACTCAGGACGCAGGGGAGAAGTAAGCAAGCACACAGAGGACGTGGCTCGCTGGAGGTGTTCAGAAGGTTACCTTCTAGCTGATGATCTTGGCCTGTCCCCGGGCCTCTACCAtccaggcatctttttttttcccccaggggaAATGGCCATagtaaaaaatgtgaatatatgttCAAAGGAAACAAGCTGTAAGTGTTGTGGAATCACACCAGAGATGTATAGACACATCAGGAGGGCAAGCTGATCATTTCACTGAACTTTGATCATAGGAAACTACTCCAGGAACAAAGCCAGGCCACCATATAAAAAGTCTAAAGAGCCAGGTGAAGGCGGGAGACAAAGGCCACAGTTATTTAAGATCTAGTGAGTCTCACAGTTATTTGGATCTAAAGACAAAAGGCCTTTCTCAGAAGATTCTCTCAAGCCCTTGGTGTTGCCCTGGGGTTTTTGTTCACCATTGTCACGGAGTAGCTGGCACTCAATGGTCAAAGTAGCTCAAGGCTCATTTCCAAGGTACATATGAGCAAGCCTATGAGCGGCCAGCAAGGGGGACCCAGGAGTCCATCGTGGCGCTCCTATGTGCCCAGGCAGGTAAACCTGTGCTTTCAGCTAGCTGCGGCACCCTGGCCACCTGTCCTCAGCCCCAGGCAGCAGCAGTCTCTTCTCTGGGTAAAGGTGCTGAGTCTTCACAAGTGCTAACACCTCCTCTACCATGCCAATTTAAGGCCATAGATCCAGTGGGGCTCTGTGTGTATCTACCCCTTACAGGTCCAGCTACAAGCCCGCACTTGGGTGTGTCTGTACAGGATGCATTCATCACTGATGGAATGGTTTCACCGGATGTTCACAACTCTGcaaaggaaggatttttttttaatagataaccAAGCACGCAGAAGTGCCCAGAGACGCCCCCCATCCCCCAGTAAGTGACCATCCCCCGAGTTCAAGCTGCGTCAGCTTTCAAACAGACTCAGAACCACCACGTATCAGCCACAAGTAAACAGGCCCCAGTAGGCACCAATAGCAGATGGCAGGCTGCTTAGACCAGGAGGTGAATGGGGCCTTTGGGATTCTTCCTCAAGAACACCGGAGGGCACACAGGGAGAGATGATAACGTTCACCAAGAGGGAATATCTTGGTGGGCCTCCCCGTTGAGGTGACATTTGAAAgtttataaaatgtgtatgtgtatggctTGGTGCCAAGCAATCTGAAATAACACTGAGACAGGGTCTCAAGGCCCCCTGCTTGCCCCGGGCCTGAGACAGAAGCTACAATGCGAGAGGGGGACAGGGCTCTGGGTAGCAGGTGTTTGCCTACAAATGCAGAAGGGTCTCCACGTTAACAACCGTGCAGCTGGACCTACACATGCTGGCCATACCATCCCACCCCACTTGGCTGGCTTTGGTCTGCTGCAAAGTGACTCTGATCTGTTTTATGTCAAATAAGCCAGTTTTCATTTGCAAAAAGGGTTCTGTAAAGTCTGTACCAAAGGCTCAAGTATGCTAGAGAGCTAATGATAAAACAAGCAAGGCCTGCCCGGTTCCTTTGTTATTATTAAGTTGCAAATGCTTTTCCTTATAgtaatgggcagccccggtggcgtggcgtgatcctggagaccctggatcgagtcccacatggggctctctgcatggagcctgcttctccctctgcctgtgtctctgcctttttctctctctctgtgtctctatgaataaataaataaaatcttaaaaaaaaaaaaagaatctagacacTAAGTAAACgatgtttttttttagatgtaattaTGTGAAAGTGATAGCTGTGAGCACAACACCATAACAAGAAATTTCCCAGACCTTAGCCACCTCaaccccttccccccaaaatcaatGTATCTCAATGGATGTTTGCCCCCAGAAAACACTAAACATGTAAGACCTTGCTCTGAGCAACTTGGCACAAGACCCAGAGCAGTGCTTGCCCAAAGGCAACATGACAGCTGAAAAGGGGAGattctctttctaaaaagtaGGGATAACACCCAACATGGCAGAGAAGCCAAACCTAGCTAGTATTCTTTGCTTTAAGAGCAAATACTACTAATAGCAATATAAAATAGCACAGCTGCCATGGAAAACTGTATGGCAGTCCCTCAGAAACTTAAATGTAGgattaccttatgatccagcaattccacctttAGGGATATAAATAAAGGAACTGAAACTGGGGACTCTACATATCTTTGCACACCAGTGTACACAGTTGTAGTATTTCcaataaccaaaaggtggaagcaacccagtgTCCaccaaaggatgaatggataaacaaaatgtggtctatatatacaatgaaatatcactcagccttaaaaaaaaggaaattctgatacacGTGGATGAACCTCGAAGACATTATCCTGTgcgaaataagccagtcacaaaaggacaaagagTGTCCTTTACACGAGGTccttagagtagtcaaattcagtGATGGAGGGTGGAATGATGGTTGCtaagggctggggggaggggagatgtgGTTTattggggacagagtttcagttggCAATGTTGCGAAAGTTCTAgagatagatggtggtgatgactgCACAAGTGAATGTACACAAACAGTGAATTGGTGAAAAGGGTAAATTTCATGTATGTATgttaaacacaatttttttaaaaggagaaaaaaagaaaaaccaaacactAGAGACTCAGTGATCAGAAGCTGCACACAACACCTGGATGCATGAGTCTGGGGGCCAGAAAGGGGGTATTGAGCGGCCACTCCACCTGTATTTCCCCCTGGCGAGCTGGTCACAGATCAACCCATCACATACAGCTCTGCCCAACAGGTCTGTGGCTTTGGCAATCTGGGCAGGATCACACTGGCTCCTacacagttttaaaagaaaaaaaaaaaattactaggatttcattttattgtcaAGAAAACCATAACTGAAGCTAGTTAATCCCTtgtgaaatgtctgcctttgagtGTTCTTCTTTCTTCTGACAATAAAATAAccctttgtgatttctttgggCTAATTCAGAGCTTTCTTCCTCTGTGTAAAAGGTTTTacaagccattttttaaaagtctcttaaaGCACAGTTGAACTCTGCACACAAGAttgaaacatttaattttctctaaAGAGGCAATCCCCCAACTGGCCCCCCTGGGCTGGAATCACCGAGGTTGAGTTTTCTGCAAACCAGGCTTTGAGCTCAGGCTTTCTCATCTCCTCCAGCATGTCCTGGATGATGACTTGCAGGGCTTTTCCCAGCACGCTGGCTGGGAGCCAATGGGATAACGGAGGCACGTGGATGAGTGCCGCGCGTCCATTTCCATGATGCAAAGACAGGTAGTAGGTGTACTCGCAGACGTATCTGCAACCACACGAAATGCCATGTTGTTACTCCCTGGGACAACCTCTAAccccagaaaaatataaagggaCAATGCAGCATCCCCAACGCACGAGGAAGTCCCACTGCCACCCACGGAGGCAGGTTTTGCTGCTCTGCCTCTGAATGACCCCTTTGCTGGGAATGAGCCAGGAAGAGGCTGATTCTTGGTCTCATGGTCCCACAGCCAGCAAGTGGCGGGGCCTGGGAAGGGGCCCGATTTTCAAGCAACCACTCCATGACACCTTTACACCCCGAACCCCTCTCATTCATGTCTACTGAGTCACTGTACAGTGATTCGCTGCATATTCATtcttggggggggtggggggggtggaggaaaACTACCTACTGGGGGCCAGAGTTGAGAGACCAGGGCGAATTTATCTCTACGTGGGGCTAAAGCAGTACAGTGAACTCACACCCGGGCccaataaagagaaacaaagcatcCACAAAACGCTGGTGGCCCTCGAGACACGCCTTCCCGTCTTGCCGCCTGTCCACGCACcggaggccgggccgggccgggccgggccggggcggggcggggcgggcggagaCCCGGGCGCGGGGTCATCGCGCACGTGGGCAGCAGCCGCCCCGGGGCGGCCAGTGCCCAGCCAGTTGGCACGGGGCGGCCTCCGCACGACCGGACGCCCGCGGGACGTACGTACCTGCCGGCATCTCCAGAAACGGCCACGGCCACGCCCTCCGGGGCCGCGCGCTGGCTCGCCGCCCTCGCGATGACCCCGGACGCGACCACTTCCGGGCCGCCCGGAAGGCACTCCCCGCGCGCCGGCCGGAAGCCCCGGACGTCGGCGTCCCGGTAGCCGCGGTTCTTGGCGCGCCGCTCCAGGAGGATGGCCTTGGCCGAGGCGTCCAGGCCCACGTGCACCGCGAGCTGCGCCAGTAGACGCGGCAGCCGGGGGTTAGGGAAACCGAGGCCGGCGCTGCTCCCCGGGctcgggggcgcctgggggctcggCCGAGTGGGGGCCTCGGCGCCCCGgggtccacccccccccccccccccccccgtcgggctccccggggagcctgcttcccccgcGGCCTGCGTCTGCCTCgccctgtgcctctcatgagtgaataaacgaaatgtgtttgttttcaagGCCCAGATCTGGCACGCGAGCTCCAGGCTTCCCCGCTGACCTGCCCTCATGAACGCGCCGGAACGGGAGACAGCTGGAGACCGACCCGCGTGGCATTTACTGGGGCTCCTTTGATCCGGGCAGATGCTCTCGCAGGGCGGTGCTCGCCCCTTGTTTTCCCGGGGGGTCGCCCGTCGCCAAGACTAGCACCGGAGGAGCTTAGCGTTTCGGGGGAATCTTCCATCTCTTTTGTGAAACTCTGATATAAAGGAGTTAGTGACCATGTGATAAAATATGGTTAGGATTTTGAGAgctgattattatttttcctctttgaaaaaaatagccACAGAGCGTTTTATCAAAACACCCAGGACGATTGTCTTCACGGTTTGGCGGTGTGTGTTGTGTTAACCTCATCATCCGGCCTTCCTCCTCCGTGGATATTtgtaccagtttttaaaataatgactctgtttggatttaaaaaaaaaaaaaaaaagccaggtgtGATGGAGATGGGACCTCTGCCGATGGGCCATCCTCCCAGCCGCTCTTCCAGGCCCCAAAAGTCCTTGTCTCTAGCTTCACCTCAGGGCCAACCTGCCCTGTCTGAGCAGGGCTGGGAAATAACCCAAGGGCCTAGCCGTTGGGTGGAAACTATCTTTGAGTCCTGGCAAGGAATAGAGATTCCAtggattttcctccttttctctctcccaaatcttCTTCCAAGATCCACTCTGAATTTTAACTTAAACTTTTACGAACAGACCCAGAACCTTAGAAAAGTGGCTGGGACCATACTGGCGGGGACACGGGAGCTGCGTGCACCTCAGTCAGCCACCCTAGGTCGGGGGTCCAGAGGTTCACAGGCCCTGTAGCTCCACCACGTCatcacccctcaccccaccccaccccccagcctcagggccttcCCGGCCATCATTTACTTGTGGTTGAAGATCCTCCCAGATTCTGGTGACCCTCTGCTTCACCTCCCTGTAATCTACAGGCAGTTGAAGAATCCGCAGCTCCACCTCCATGCCGCTGTTCAGGCCCAGCTTGGACAGCTCCTGCAGGAAGAAACAGGTAGactcacctttcttttttcttttgctttgctttgctttgctttttttttcttttcttcttttctctttttctttttcttttcttttct is from Canis lupus familiaris isolate Mischka breed German Shepherd chromosome 3, alternate assembly UU_Cfam_GSD_1.0, whole genome shotgun sequence and encodes:
- the PGPEP1L gene encoding pyroglutamyl-peptidase 1-like protein isoform X1 produces the protein MEVELRILQLPVDYREVKQRVTRIWEDLQPQLAVHVGLDASAKAILLERRAKNRGYRDADVRGFRPARGECLPGGPEVVASGVIARAASQRAAPEGVAVAVSGDAGRYVCEYTYYLSLHHGNGRAALIHVPPLSHWLPASVLGKALQVIIQDMLEEMRKPELKAWFAENSTSVIPAQGGQLGDCLFREN
- the PGPEP1L gene encoding pyroglutamyl-peptidase 1-like protein isoform X2, with amino-acid sequence MDSQSSCVVVTGFGPFRQHLVNSSWEAVKELSKLGLNSGMEVELRILQLPVDYREVKQRVTRIWEDLQPQLAVHVGLDASAKAILLERRAKNRGYRDADVRGFRPARGECLPGGPEVVASGVIARAASQRAAPEGVAVAVSGDAGRYVCEYTYYLSLHHGNGRAALIHVPPLSHWLPASVLGKALQVIIQDMLEEMRKPELKAWFAENSTSVIPAQGGQLGDCLFREN